A region from the Streptosporangium sp. NBC_01756 genome encodes:
- a CDS encoding citrate synthase 2: protein MSDFKPGLEGVVAFETEIAEPDKEGGALRYRGVDIEELVGRVPFGNVWGLLVDNTFQPGLPPAEPYPVPVHSGDIRVDVQSALAMLAPVYGFKPLLDIDEEQARNDLARASVTALSFVAQSSRGLGKPMVPQSEVDKGDGIVERFMIRWQGDPDPKHVKAIDAYWTSAAEHGMNASTFTARVIASTGADVAAALSGAVGAMSGPLHGGAPARVLHMIEGVEQVGDAKKYVQSELDKGQRLMGFGHRVYRAEDPRARVLRRTAKELDAPRYEVAAALETAALEELHARKPDRVLATNVEYWAAVILDFAQVPSSMFTSMFTCARTAGWAAHILEQKRTGRLVRPSADYVGPAQRSVNDVPGAAEVLGAV from the coding sequence ATGTCCGACTTCAAACCCGGGCTCGAAGGCGTTGTAGCTTTCGAGACGGAGATCGCGGAACCGGACAAAGAAGGGGGCGCCCTTCGGTATCGGGGCGTCGACATCGAAGAGCTGGTCGGACGCGTTCCCTTCGGGAACGTGTGGGGCCTGCTGGTCGACAACACGTTCCAGCCGGGTCTCCCCCCGGCAGAGCCGTACCCCGTTCCTGTCCATTCCGGTGACATCCGCGTCGACGTGCAGAGCGCGCTGGCCATGCTGGCCCCCGTGTACGGCTTCAAGCCGCTGCTCGACATCGACGAGGAGCAGGCCCGCAACGACCTGGCCCGCGCCAGTGTGACCGCGCTCAGCTTCGTCGCCCAGTCCTCTCGCGGCCTCGGCAAGCCGATGGTCCCCCAGAGCGAGGTCGACAAGGGCGACGGCATCGTCGAGCGGTTCATGATCCGCTGGCAGGGCGACCCCGACCCCAAGCACGTGAAGGCCATTGACGCCTACTGGACGTCCGCGGCCGAGCACGGCATGAACGCCTCCACCTTCACCGCCCGCGTCATCGCCTCCACCGGCGCCGACGTGGCCGCGGCGCTGAGCGGCGCGGTCGGCGCCATGTCCGGTCCGCTGCACGGTGGCGCCCCCGCCCGCGTGCTGCACATGATCGAAGGCGTCGAGCAGGTCGGCGACGCCAAGAAGTACGTCCAGAGCGAGCTGGACAAGGGCCAGCGCCTCATGGGCTTCGGCCACCGCGTCTACCGGGCCGAGGACCCCCGTGCCCGGGTGCTCCGGCGCACGGCCAAGGAGCTCGACGCACCGCGTTACGAGGTCGCCGCAGCCCTGGAGACGGCCGCCCTGGAAGAGTTGCACGCCCGCAAGCCCGACCGGGTGCTCGCCACCAACGTCGAGTACTGGGCGGCTGTCATCCTGGACTTCGCCCAGGTTCCCTCCTCCATGTTCACCTCCATGTTCACCTGCGCCCGCACCGCGGGCTGGGCCGCCCACATTCTGGAGCAGAAGCGCACGGGCAGGCTCGTCCGCCCCAGCGCCGACTACGTGGGTCCGGCACAGCGTTCGGTCAACGACGTCCCCGGCGCCGCCGAGGTTCTCGGCGCCGTCTGA
- the pdxH gene encoding pyridoxamine 5'-phosphate oxidase: MDDTSRPPSLAGLRRTYQGLPLLEAEVAPDPVSQFAAWFGEAVDAGLPEPNAMVVATSSAGGRPTARTVLLKGYDENGFVFYTNYESRKGRDLTENPRAGLLFPWHAIRRQVRVEGPVVRLSREESAAYFRSRPYGSRIGAWASRQSAVVHTREELDARYEELAERWPEDPPVPDFWGGFRVVPAEVEFWQGRTDRMHDRLRYRRVEDSWIVERLAP, encoded by the coding sequence GTGGACGACACATCGCGCCCGCCATCCCTGGCGGGGCTTCGCCGGACCTATCAGGGCCTGCCGTTGCTGGAGGCCGAAGTCGCACCCGATCCCGTGTCGCAGTTCGCCGCCTGGTTCGGCGAGGCCGTGGACGCCGGGCTTCCCGAACCGAACGCGATGGTGGTCGCGACCTCCTCCGCGGGAGGCCGGCCGACGGCCAGAACCGTGCTGCTCAAGGGCTACGACGAGAACGGATTCGTGTTCTACACCAACTACGAGTCGCGCAAGGGCCGGGACCTCACCGAGAACCCCCGGGCCGGCCTGCTGTTCCCCTGGCACGCCATCCGCCGCCAGGTGCGGGTGGAGGGGCCGGTGGTACGGCTGTCGCGTGAGGAGTCGGCCGCCTACTTCAGATCCCGCCCGTACGGCTCGCGCATCGGGGCCTGGGCGTCCCGGCAGTCGGCCGTCGTGCACACCAGGGAGGAGCTGGACGCCCGCTACGAGGAGCTGGCGGAGCGGTGGCCGGAGGATCCGCCCGTGCCGGACTTCTGGGGCGGTTTCCGGGTCGTGCCCGCGGAGGTGGAGTTCTGGCAGGGCCGGACCGACCGCATGCACGACCGCCTCCGGTACCGCCGGGTGGAGGACTCCTGGATCGTCGAACGCCTGGCTCCCTGA
- a CDS encoding MFS transporter, which translates to MDTRPLSVPAYRRLWAGQGVSFIGFQLTSVAVSAQIFAITDSSFWVGMLGPANLIPLVVFGLWGGAVADAVDRRRLLLVGALIAWTATLALLVQAALGMTNVGLLLATVAVHATGFAITGPTRGAIIPRLVPAELVPAANTLNYLAGGSGSVIGPLVGGLVLARGGFATAYLIDALLFGAGFYAALRLPQLKPVGEVTRPGLRSVVDGLRYVSGHPIVMMSFVVDIIAMAFALPRALFPEVVAERFGGSATAFGWLSASMAIGSVVGGLMSGWVGRVRRQGLALTFVIAAWGLSVAAAGLVGQLWLMVALLAFGGAADLVSSVWRQTILQTHAPDDMRGRMQGVFMVVVAGGPRLGDLRAGATASWFGATGAWIGGGIACAVAVLVVGLAVPAFRDYRPAVRGQ; encoded by the coding sequence GTGGACACTCGCCCGCTGAGTGTCCCCGCATACCGGCGGCTCTGGGCCGGCCAGGGCGTGTCGTTCATCGGCTTCCAGCTCACCTCGGTGGCGGTCAGCGCCCAGATCTTCGCCATCACCGACTCGTCCTTCTGGGTCGGCATGCTCGGCCCGGCCAACCTGATCCCCCTGGTGGTCTTCGGCCTCTGGGGCGGGGCCGTCGCCGACGCGGTCGACCGGCGCAGGCTGCTCCTGGTCGGCGCGCTGATCGCCTGGACCGCCACGCTCGCGCTGCTCGTCCAGGCGGCCCTGGGGATGACCAACGTCGGTCTGCTGCTGGCGACCGTGGCCGTGCACGCCACCGGGTTCGCCATCACCGGGCCGACCCGGGGGGCGATCATCCCCAGGCTGGTGCCCGCCGAGCTGGTCCCGGCGGCCAACACGCTCAACTACCTCGCGGGCGGGTCCGGCAGCGTCATCGGCCCGCTGGTCGGCGGGCTCGTGCTCGCCCGGGGCGGGTTCGCCACCGCCTACCTGATCGACGCGCTGCTGTTCGGCGCCGGCTTCTACGCCGCCCTGCGGCTGCCGCAGCTCAAGCCGGTCGGCGAGGTCACCCGCCCCGGCCTGCGGTCGGTCGTGGACGGCCTGCGCTATGTGTCGGGACACCCGATCGTGATGATGTCGTTCGTCGTGGACATCATCGCCATGGCGTTCGCGCTGCCCAGGGCGCTGTTCCCGGAGGTCGTGGCCGAGCGGTTCGGCGGCTCGGCGACCGCGTTCGGCTGGCTGTCGGCGAGCATGGCCATCGGTTCGGTGGTCGGCGGCCTGATGTCGGGCTGGGTGGGCCGGGTCCGGCGCCAGGGCCTGGCGCTCACGTTCGTGATCGCGGCCTGGGGGCTCAGCGTCGCCGCCGCCGGGCTCGTGGGACAGCTCTGGCTGATGGTCGCGCTGCTCGCCTTCGGCGGAGCCGCCGACCTGGTCTCCTCGGTGTGGCGGCAGACGATCCTGCAGACCCACGCGCCCGACGACATGCGCGGGCGGATGCAGGGCGTGTTCATGGTGGTGGTCGCCGGCGGCCCCCGGCTGGGGGACCTGCGCGCCGGGGCCACGGCGAGCTGGTTCGGCGCCACCGGGGCGTGGATCGGCGGCGGGATCGCCTGCGCGGTCGCGGTGCTCGTGGTGGGGCTGGCCGTACCGGCGTTCCGGGACTACCGGCCCGCCGTACGAGGTCAGTGA
- a CDS encoding metal-dependent transcriptional regulator, with protein sequence MTAHGLIDTTEMYLRTIFELEEEGIVPLRARIAERLQQSGPTVSQTVARMERDGLVRVEGDRHLTMTDLGRTLATRVMRKHRLAECLLTQVIGLPWEEVHIEACRWEHVMSESVEARLVSLLNNPTEDPHGNPIPGLDELGVEGALGGGWESLPSMAALAGPRDIPVVVRRISEQVQSDPAVMLKLKQVGIQPGREVTLAASDDGVRVTGDDGAENRLADLPRDVAAHVFVSTR encoded by the coding sequence TTGACCGCACACGGCCTGATCGACACCACGGAGATGTATCTCCGCACGATCTTCGAGTTGGAGGAGGAGGGAATCGTCCCTCTGCGGGCGCGCATCGCCGAACGGCTGCAGCAGAGTGGTCCCACCGTCAGCCAGACGGTCGCCCGGATGGAACGCGACGGCCTGGTCAGGGTCGAGGGCGACCGGCACCTGACCATGACCGACCTGGGCCGCACGCTCGCGACCCGGGTCATGCGCAAGCACCGCCTCGCCGAATGCCTGCTCACCCAGGTGATCGGTCTCCCCTGGGAGGAGGTGCACATCGAGGCGTGCCGCTGGGAGCACGTCATGTCCGAATCCGTGGAGGCCCGGCTGGTCAGCCTGCTGAACAACCCGACCGAGGACCCGCACGGCAACCCCATCCCGGGCCTGGACGAGCTCGGCGTCGAGGGCGCTCTGGGAGGCGGCTGGGAGTCCCTGCCGTCGATGGCCGCCCTGGCCGGGCCCAGAGATATACCCGTTGTGGTGCGGCGAATTAGCGAACAAGTGCAAAGCGATCCGGCTGTGATGCTTAAACTCAAGCAAGTTGGGATACAACCCGGACGCGAGGTGACGCTCGCGGCGAGCGACGACGGTGTGCGGGTGACAGGTGACGACGGAGCGGAGAACAGACTTGCGGACCTTCCGCGAGACGTTGCCGCGCACGTTTTCGTCTCCACGCGCTGA
- a CDS encoding ATP-binding SpoIIE family protein phosphatase, which translates to MKRWGDVTQDTADHLSAGSVLDHAEMAVVVTDRFSNLLYWNPFAEKLFGRPGVSGTRDQSLSLGIMEKDHPLAVELAKHVLKGGVWEGTFDVRRGDGTIVYVRAQAVPLRHVSGSVTGIVITAREAMRSNEREKDRFGLLERIGERLAGSLYVEETLKRVAEMLVPQFADHCFIELMEGERLTRRVSTHVSGWSPPPGTWAPLGAEIRYPKGHYADIALRRQETILVEDFSQTNYPSPGEGSTRLAAEIGMTSAIVAPLCVRGETLGLMYLGLSNLTDRRSPHYDAFDRDFVGAIATRVALAVDNALLFEEERHTAESFQKYLLPRELPQLDGLEIAVRYYPAAPLASHGQGIQTQVGGDWYDVIPLSAGRVGIVIGDVEGRGAKAAAVMGQLRAALRAFAQDDKPPAEILARLDEWTRIIATPEQDDSGEDISIPPIVTCQYLVYDAWSRQLSFANAGHAPPLLLKDGSCAELDIKEVGQPLGVRAKGVHADLVYKEETRTLPPGASLLLYTDGLVDRRPLRDADGRPPNDEENFALLCAKLVELSGASVEAIAHAATTAVPGEIDDDMAILVVRSAPDDLEVEERTFPAQPIMVGEARRMAAEAFTGWQVPEERAELACLLVSEVVTNVVLHAATTSVPRRELMMDAPISFDETWDDLPDFDDEIVNEKEFTLRLRRGRESVWVEVFDQDLRLPRIRSAGENDEGGRGLYLVDQLAKRWGSRPTKEGKAVWFEIPTKSR; encoded by the coding sequence ATGAAGCGGTGGGGGGATGTCACTCAGGACACCGCCGACCACCTTTCGGCCGGTTCCGTCCTTGATCATGCTGAGATGGCGGTGGTCGTCACCGACAGGTTCAGCAACCTTCTCTACTGGAATCCCTTCGCGGAGAAGCTGTTCGGCCGCCCCGGAGTATCGGGCACCCGAGACCAGTCGCTCTCCCTGGGGATCATGGAGAAGGACCACCCGCTCGCCGTCGAGCTCGCCAAGCACGTGCTCAAGGGCGGGGTGTGGGAGGGTACCTTCGACGTCAGGCGCGGAGACGGGACGATCGTCTACGTCCGCGCCCAGGCCGTGCCGCTGCGGCACGTCTCGGGCTCGGTGACGGGCATCGTCATCACCGCCCGCGAGGCGATGCGCAGCAACGAGCGGGAGAAGGACCGCTTCGGCCTGCTGGAGCGGATCGGCGAGCGGCTCGCCGGCTCCCTCTACGTGGAGGAGACGCTCAAGCGCGTCGCCGAGATGCTCGTCCCGCAGTTCGCCGACCACTGCTTCATCGAGCTGATGGAGGGGGAGCGGCTCACCCGCAGGGTCTCCACCCACGTTTCCGGCTGGAGCCCGCCGCCCGGCACCTGGGCGCCGCTCGGTGCCGAGATCCGTTATCCGAAGGGCCACTACGCCGACATCGCGCTGCGCCGCCAGGAGACGATCCTGGTCGAGGACTTCTCCCAGACGAACTACCCCAGCCCGGGTGAGGGCAGCACCCGTCTGGCGGCCGAGATCGGGATGACCTCGGCCATCGTGGCGCCGCTGTGCGTCCGCGGTGAGACCCTCGGACTGATGTACCTGGGCCTGTCGAACCTGACCGACCGGCGCAGCCCGCACTACGACGCCTTCGACCGCGACTTCGTGGGGGCCATCGCCACCCGGGTCGCCCTGGCCGTGGACAACGCCCTGCTGTTCGAGGAGGAGCGGCACACCGCCGAGTCCTTCCAGAAATACCTGCTCCCCCGTGAGCTGCCCCAGCTCGACGGGCTGGAGATAGCGGTCCGCTACTACCCGGCGGCGCCGCTCGCCTCGCACGGGCAGGGCATCCAGACGCAGGTCGGCGGCGACTGGTACGACGTCATCCCGCTGTCGGCGGGCCGGGTCGGCATCGTCATCGGCGACGTCGAGGGCCGGGGGGCCAAGGCCGCCGCCGTCATGGGCCAGCTCCGGGCCGCGCTGCGGGCCTTCGCCCAGGACGACAAGCCACCCGCGGAGATCCTCGCCCGGCTCGACGAGTGGACGCGGATCATCGCCACCCCCGAGCAGGACGACAGCGGCGAGGACATCAGCATCCCGCCCATCGTCACCTGCCAGTACCTCGTCTACGACGCCTGGTCGCGACAGCTGTCGTTCGCCAACGCCGGTCATGCCCCGCCGCTGCTGCTCAAGGACGGAAGCTGCGCCGAGCTCGACATCAAGGAGGTCGGCCAGCCCCTCGGCGTCCGGGCCAAGGGCGTCCACGCCGACCTGGTCTACAAGGAGGAGACGCGGACGCTGCCCCCCGGGGCCTCGCTGCTGCTCTACACCGACGGCCTCGTCGACCGCCGCCCGCTGCGCGACGCCGACGGCAGGCCGCCCAACGACGAGGAGAACTTCGCGCTGCTCTGCGCCAAGCTCGTGGAGCTCTCCGGCGCCTCGGTGGAGGCCATCGCGCACGCCGCGACGACCGCCGTGCCGGGGGAGATCGACGACGACATGGCGATCCTGGTGGTCCGGTCCGCTCCCGACGATCTCGAGGTCGAGGAGCGCACCTTCCCGGCCCAGCCGATCATGGTCGGTGAGGCCCGCCGGATGGCGGCGGAGGCGTTCACCGGCTGGCAGGTGCCCGAGGAGCGCGCCGAACTCGCCTGCCTGCTGGTCTCCGAAGTGGTGACGAACGTCGTGCTGCACGCCGCGACCACCAGCGTCCCGCGCCGCGAGCTGATGATGGACGCCCCGATCTCCTTCGACGAGACCTGGGACGATCTGCCGGACTTCGACGACGAGATCGTCAACGAGAAGGAGTTCACGCTCCGGCTCCGCAGGGGCCGGGAGTCGGTCTGGGTCGAGGTCTTCGACCAGGACCTGCGGCTCCCCCGCATCCGCAGCGCCGGGGAGAACGACGAGGGCGGCCGGGGTCTCTACCTCGTCGACCAGCTCGCCAAGCGCTGGGGTTCACGCCCCACCAAGGAGGGCAAGGCCGTCTGGTTCGAGATCCCCACCAAGTCCCGCTGA
- a CDS encoding FAD-dependent monooxygenase, which yields MRNTSVLISGAGIAGTALAYWLRRHGFTPTVVERAPAIRQGGYKIDIRGAALDVVTRMGVMDEIRRERTDVRGASIVNAAGERLASMGGDAFGGREGEDAEILRGDLNRILYDLTENEVEYLFDDSIVSLTDDGDGVRVTFESGGTRTFDLVVGADGLHSATRALAFGPESRYVRDLGYHISIFSVPNHLELDRWELTYVSPGRTALTYSTAKDTGAKAMFLFATESLDYDHRDRDQQQKLLADAYAGEGWEIPRLLDGMADAPDFYFDSLSQVHMDHWSKGRVALIGDAAYCASPASGQGTSLALVGAYVLAGELAAADGDHKAGFDGYEQATRHFAEQNQNLGPGNVKHMVLRSKAQVWFQMRMLSLMKYLPGKDRMMAKVMEPLQKAARAITLKDY from the coding sequence ATGAGGAACACGAGTGTCCTGATCTCCGGCGCCGGCATCGCCGGCACCGCGCTGGCCTACTGGCTGCGCCGCCACGGCTTCACGCCCACGGTGGTGGAGCGGGCGCCCGCGATCCGGCAGGGCGGCTACAAGATCGACATCCGTGGCGCGGCCCTCGACGTGGTCACCCGCATGGGCGTCATGGACGAGATCCGGCGGGAGCGCACCGACGTGCGGGGCGCGTCGATCGTCAACGCGGCCGGCGAACGGCTGGCCAGCATGGGCGGCGACGCGTTCGGCGGACGCGAGGGCGAGGACGCCGAGATCCTGCGCGGCGACCTGAACCGCATCCTCTACGACCTGACGGAGAACGAGGTCGAATACCTCTTCGACGACTCCATCGTCTCCCTCACCGATGACGGCGACGGGGTGCGAGTCACCTTCGAGAGCGGCGGGACACGCACCTTCGACCTCGTGGTGGGCGCCGACGGGCTGCACTCGGCCACCCGCGCGCTGGCCTTCGGCCCCGAGTCCCGGTATGTCCGCGACCTCGGATACCACATCTCGATCTTCAGTGTCCCCAACCACCTGGAACTCGACCGGTGGGAGCTCACCTACGTCTCCCCCGGCAGGACGGCCCTGACGTACAGCACGGCCAAGGACACCGGGGCCAAGGCGATGTTCCTGTTCGCCACCGAGTCGCTGGACTACGACCACCGCGACCGCGACCAGCAGCAGAAGCTCCTGGCCGACGCCTACGCCGGGGAGGGATGGGAGATCCCCCGCCTGCTCGACGGCATGGCCGACGCGCCCGACTTCTACTTCGACTCGCTCAGCCAGGTCCACATGGACCACTGGTCGAAGGGTCGGGTGGCGCTGATCGGAGACGCCGCCTACTGCGCCTCCCCCGCCTCCGGGCAGGGCACGAGCCTCGCCCTGGTCGGCGCCTACGTCCTGGCCGGCGAGCTGGCGGCCGCCGACGGCGACCACAAGGCCGGCTTCGACGGCTACGAGCAGGCGACGCGGCACTTCGCCGAGCAGAACCAGAACCTCGGGCCCGGCAACGTCAAACACATGGTGCTGCGGAGCAAGGCCCAGGTCTGGTTCCAGATGAGGATGCTCTCGCTGATGAAATACCTGCCGGGCAAGGACCGCATGATGGCCAAGGTCATGGAGCCGCTCCAGAAGGCGGCCCGCGCCATCACCCTCAAGGACTACTGA
- a CDS encoding TetR/AcrR family transcriptional regulator — MGNREDLLAGAKRCLYEKGYARTTARDIAAASGVSLSAIGYHYGTKEALLNAALYQAMEEWGDDLSSILSAEAGPDATPADRFEAAWEGVIASFAANRPLWAIQFEIVAHIEQLPELRRTLSEASRQARLGLAELFGSLGLAGDGQRDVLVGSFYQVLLSGVAAQWLLDPEGAPSGRDLLAAVRTVAEVVGPGPVARS, encoded by the coding sequence ATGGGAAATCGCGAAGATCTTCTGGCCGGGGCCAAGCGCTGCCTCTACGAAAAGGGATACGCCCGCACCACGGCCCGCGACATCGCGGCGGCCTCGGGCGTCAGCCTCTCCGCCATCGGTTACCACTACGGGACCAAGGAGGCACTGCTGAACGCGGCCCTCTACCAGGCCATGGAGGAGTGGGGCGACGATCTGTCGAGCATCCTGAGCGCCGAGGCCGGTCCCGACGCCACGCCCGCGGACCGATTCGAGGCGGCGTGGGAGGGAGTGATCGCGTCGTTCGCCGCGAACCGGCCGCTCTGGGCCATCCAGTTCGAGATCGTCGCGCACATCGAACAGCTGCCGGAGCTGCGCCGCACCCTCTCCGAGGCCAGTCGGCAGGCACGCCTGGGACTCGCCGAGCTGTTCGGGAGTCTGGGTCTGGCCGGGGACGGACAGCGGGACGTGCTGGTCGGCTCGTTCTACCAGGTCCTGCTCAGCGGGGTGGCGGCCCAGTGGCTGCTGGACCCGGAGGGCGCGCCGTCAGGGCGTGACCTGCTCGCCGCGGTGCGGACCGTCGCGGAGGTCGTCGGCCCGGGACCCGTCGCCCGCTCCTGA
- a CDS encoding alpha/beta fold hydrolase has protein sequence MELAFERRGAGPPLVLLHGIGHHWQAWLPVLDRLAAERDVIAVDFPGFGVSPPLPSGSPYTAESLADAIESFCGMLGLREPHVAGNSLGGYVALELASRGVVRTATALSPAGFWSRGEFLYARTVLRAVRASARATPPERAPAVAENPLGRMAMAGLMVAHPSRLSTEALLAAGQALGNSPGFDDTLDSFAWMMPPAPPKAPITIAWGEHDRLLLRRQAVRAARWSGQRVKLLRDCGHLPMSDDPGLVAGVLLAGSG, from the coding sequence ATGGAACTGGCCTTCGAACGGCGCGGGGCCGGACCGCCCCTGGTCCTGCTGCACGGAATCGGTCACCACTGGCAGGCATGGCTGCCGGTGCTCGACCGGCTCGCCGCCGAGCGCGACGTGATCGCCGTGGACTTCCCCGGCTTCGGTGTCTCCCCGCCGCTGCCGTCCGGCTCGCCGTACACGGCGGAGAGCCTGGCCGACGCGATCGAGTCGTTCTGCGGGATGCTCGGCCTGCGCGAACCCCATGTGGCGGGCAACTCCCTGGGGGGATACGTCGCTCTTGAGCTGGCCTCGCGAGGCGTGGTCCGTACGGCCACCGCGCTCTCCCCGGCCGGGTTCTGGAGTCGCGGGGAGTTCCTCTACGCGCGGACCGTACTGCGGGCGGTCAGGGCCTCGGCCCGCGCGACCCCGCCGGAACGGGCGCCGGCCGTCGCGGAGAACCCACTGGGCCGGATGGCGATGGCGGGTCTGATGGTGGCCCACCCGTCCAGGCTCTCCACCGAGGCGCTGCTCGCGGCCGGCCAGGCACTCGGCAACTCCCCGGGATTCGACGACACCCTGGACTCGTTCGCCTGGATGATGCCCCCGGCCCCGCCCAAGGCGCCGATCACGATCGCCTGGGGCGAGCACGACCGGCTGCTGCTCCGGCGGCAGGCCGTACGGGCCGCCCGGTGGTCGGGCCAGCGGGTGAAGCTGCTGCGGGACTGCGGGCACCTGCCGATGAGCGACGACCCCGGACTGGTCGCCGGAGTGCTGCTGGCGGGGTCGGGGTGA
- a CDS encoding acyl-CoA dehydrogenase family protein gives MQRDLFEEEHQLFRETVREFLAREVAPHHGQWEKDGIVPREVWKKAGELGMFGFGVPEEFGGAGITDFRYNTVIVEEVIRIGASGLGYSLHNDVMAPYFVELTNDEQKARWLPGFVSGELITAIAMTEPGAGSDLQGIRTTAVREGDHYVVNGQKTFITNGINSDLIVVVAKTDPAAGARGTSLLVVERGMEGFSRGRNLEKIGMHAQDTAELFFENVRVPAANLLGEEEGQGFFQLMGNLPQERLSIAVMAVAAAETVLQATIEYCKNRKAFGRTIGSFQNTRFVLAELDTEVEIARHYVDKCILALNAGELSAVDAAKAKWWTTELQTKLIDRCLQLHGGYGYMMEYPVAKAWVDSRVQTIYGGTTEIMKEIIGRSFGF, from the coding sequence ATGCAGCGAGACCTCTTCGAGGAGGAGCACCAGCTCTTCCGTGAGACCGTGCGCGAGTTCCTGGCCCGTGAGGTCGCGCCCCATCACGGCCAGTGGGAGAAGGACGGCATCGTCCCCCGCGAGGTGTGGAAGAAGGCCGGCGAGCTCGGGATGTTCGGCTTCGGGGTGCCGGAGGAGTTCGGCGGGGCCGGGATCACGGACTTCCGCTACAACACCGTGATCGTCGAGGAGGTCATCAGGATCGGCGCGAGCGGCCTGGGCTACTCGCTGCACAACGACGTGATGGCACCGTACTTCGTGGAGCTCACCAACGACGAGCAGAAGGCCCGCTGGCTGCCCGGGTTCGTCAGCGGCGAGCTGATCACGGCCATCGCGATGACCGAACCGGGTGCGGGCAGCGACCTGCAGGGCATCAGGACGACGGCGGTGCGCGAGGGCGACCACTACGTCGTCAACGGCCAGAAGACCTTCATCACCAACGGCATCAACTCCGACCTGATCGTCGTGGTCGCCAAGACCGATCCGGCCGCGGGCGCCCGCGGGACCTCCCTGCTCGTGGTCGAGCGGGGCATGGAGGGCTTCAGCCGGGGCCGCAACCTGGAGAAGATCGGGATGCACGCCCAGGACACCGCGGAGCTGTTCTTCGAGAATGTCCGGGTCCCCGCGGCCAACCTGCTGGGCGAGGAGGAGGGCCAGGGCTTCTTCCAGCTCATGGGCAATCTCCCGCAGGAGCGGCTGTCGATCGCGGTGATGGCCGTGGCGGCGGCCGAGACCGTCCTGCAGGCGACCATCGAATACTGCAAGAACCGCAAGGCTTTCGGCCGCACCATCGGCAGCTTCCAGAACACCCGGTTCGTCTTGGCGGAGCTGGACACCGAGGTGGAGATCGCCCGGCACTACGTGGACAAGTGCATCCTGGCCCTGAACGCCGGGGAGCTCAGCGCGGTGGACGCCGCCAAGGCCAAGTGGTGGACCACCGAGCTGCAGACCAAGCTGATCGACCGCTGCCTCCAACTGCACGGCGGCTACGGCTACATGATGGAGTATCCCGTCGCCAAGGCCTGGGTGGACAGCCGTGTCCAGACCATCTACGGCGGCACCACGGAGATCATGAAGGAGATCATCGGCCGTTCCTTCGGCTTCTGA
- a CDS encoding class F sortase produces MYPGPSHGGPDPYGHDPRGAGRTPRSGRSLLLSVLLVAGSLGGIGAIMAGMLTYLTPAAEDEYYGPPMPVAANAMELQNPPVPGEQNPVSALSSGVGPGGLDVPLTAAAPTAAPPLPVVQPPEPLKSNGVKPYRIAISKIGLLAPLMALGVDAKKTIQTPPLSKPNQAGWYKYGPIPGQQGPSVVLGHVNTKSGAAVFSRLKEIKRGDTIKVSRSDKYVVEFTVDGVEQVSKTAFPSKRVYGNTGEATLRLITCGGVYNRKTGHYTDNIIVYATLSKTRRT; encoded by the coding sequence ATGTATCCAGGGCCTTCGCACGGCGGCCCCGATCCCTACGGTCATGATCCACGCGGTGCCGGCCGTACCCCCAGGAGCGGGAGAAGCCTGCTGCTCTCCGTGCTGCTCGTGGCCGGGTCGCTCGGCGGTATCGGTGCGATCATGGCGGGGATGCTCACCTATCTGACTCCAGCAGCCGAGGACGAGTACTACGGGCCTCCGATGCCGGTGGCGGCGAACGCCATGGAGCTGCAGAATCCTCCGGTTCCCGGCGAGCAGAACCCGGTGTCGGCGCTCTCCTCCGGCGTGGGTCCGGGTGGGCTCGATGTGCCGTTGACGGCCGCTGCGCCCACGGCGGCGCCGCCGCTGCCCGTCGTCCAGCCGCCGGAGCCGCTCAAGAGCAACGGCGTGAAGCCGTACCGGATCGCCATTTCGAAGATCGGTCTGCTGGCTCCGCTGATGGCGCTGGGGGTAGATGCGAAGAAGACGATCCAGACTCCCCCGTTGAGCAAGCCGAACCAGGCCGGTTGGTACAAGTACGGGCCGATCCCCGGGCAGCAGGGGCCCTCGGTGGTGCTCGGGCACGTGAACACCAAGAGCGGGGCCGCCGTCTTCAGCCGTCTGAAGGAGATCAAGCGCGGAGACACGATCAAGGTGTCCCGGTCGGACAAGTACGTCGTGGAGTTCACGGTCGACGGGGTGGAGCAGGTCAGCAAGACCGCGTTCCCGTCGAAGCGGGTCTACGGCAACACCGGCGAGGCCACCCTGCGGCTGATCACCTGCGGCGGCGTCTACAACCGCAAGACCGGCCACTACACCGACAACATCATCGTCTACGCGACCCTGTCGAAGACCCGCCGCACCTGA